A window from Saprospiraceae bacterium encodes these proteins:
- the gcvP gene encoding aminomethyl-transferring glycine dehydrogenase, translated as MSTNILNHFAKRHIGISSAEKEAMLKIIGVDSLDQLIDETVPPGIRMDKKLNLPDALQEHEYLSTLHKIASKNKVYKSYIGQGYYNTLVPTVILRNVFENPGWYTQYTPYQAEIAQGRLEALLNFQTMISDLTAMPIANASLLDEGTAAAEAMAMCEGIHNKKRKSNPAKKFFVDNRVYRQTLDVIITRAKPLHIEIVAGDWKTFEFSDDYFGVLIQYPDSEGNVHDYTSFASRCNDKEIQVIVAADIMSLALLTPPGEWGADVVIGNSQRFGVPKGYGGPHAAYFATKEDNKRVIPGRIIGLSVDVNGDPALRMALQTREQHIRREKATSNICTAQALLSIMASMYAVYHGPDGIRQIAGNIHKNTSILEHNLRVMNLNVTNTYYFDTITIKTDTDKISKIRSESEAAGINFYYTGNDMVSVSFDETVSLEDVDDVVTIFSKVFNINHTFDGSERNASFGVKVRTGDILTHPVFSNYHTESKMMRYIKSLENKDLSLVHSMISLGSCTMKLNAASEMIPVSWPEFSSIHPFAPAEQTLGYQQIFNELEEYLSEITGFDACSLQPNSGAQGEYTGLLTIRAYHEDRNELHRNIALIPSSAHGTNPASAVMCGMEVVVVGCDERGNVDMNDLRLKTEQHSDKLSCLMITYPSTHGVFETSIKEICDLIHDHGGLVYMDGANMNAQVGLTSPGIIGADVCHLNLHKTFAIPHGGGGPGMGPICVNSKLAPFLPGHPLIKTGGSKSIPAVSSAPWGSASILLISYGYIRMLGADGVTNATKYAILNANYIKSRLEGAYHILYSGEHGRAAHEMIVDLRQFKDVGISAEDVAKRLMDYGFHAPTLSFPVAGTIMIEPTESEDKGELDRFCDALLEIRKEIDQVASGEMDATSNVLTNAPHTAVMVVSDDWKFSYSREKAAYPLPYLRLGHKFWPSVARVDGAYGDRNLVCVCPPTESYITQ; from the coding sequence ATGTCTACAAATATTTTAAATCATTTTGCAAAACGTCATATAGGTATTTCATCGGCTGAAAAAGAAGCCATGCTTAAAATTATCGGAGTGGACTCACTTGACCAGCTGATAGATGAGACTGTGCCTCCGGGCATAAGAATGGACAAGAAGCTCAATCTTCCTGATGCCTTACAAGAGCACGAATATCTTTCCACTCTTCATAAAATAGCTTCTAAAAATAAAGTATATAAGTCCTATATAGGTCAGGGCTATTACAATACTCTGGTGCCGACTGTGATTTTACGTAATGTTTTTGAAAATCCGGGTTGGTATACTCAGTACACACCTTATCAGGCAGAAATTGCACAAGGAAGGCTTGAAGCTTTGCTCAATTTTCAGACAATGATTTCAGATCTTACAGCTATGCCAATAGCCAATGCATCATTGCTTGATGAAGGTACTGCTGCTGCTGAGGCTATGGCCATGTGCGAAGGCATACACAATAAAAAACGGAAATCTAACCCTGCAAAAAAATTTTTTGTAGACAATAGAGTATACCGTCAGACTTTGGATGTCATCATAACCAGAGCGAAGCCTCTACATATAGAAATAGTGGCCGGAGATTGGAAAACTTTTGAATTTTCTGATGATTACTTTGGTGTACTGATCCAATATCCTGATAGTGAAGGAAATGTACATGATTATACGTCATTTGCCTCACGATGTAATGATAAAGAGATACAAGTCATTGTAGCTGCTGATATCATGAGCCTTGCACTCCTAACACCTCCGGGAGAATGGGGTGCAGATGTAGTAATTGGTAATAGTCAGAGATTTGGCGTACCCAAAGGGTATGGTGGACCTCATGCTGCGTATTTTGCTACAAAAGAGGACAATAAAAGAGTAATTCCAGGGAGAATCATTGGTTTGTCCGTAGATGTAAATGGCGATCCTGCACTTAGGATGGCACTTCAGACCAGAGAGCAGCATATAAGAAGAGAAAAAGCCACGTCCAACATCTGTACAGCACAAGCGCTGCTCTCCATTATGGCAAGTATGTATGCCGTATATCATGGTCCGGATGGCATACGGCAAATTGCAGGTAACATTCATAAAAATACATCAATTCTTGAACACAATCTCAGGGTCATGAATTTGAATGTGACAAATACATATTATTTTGATACCATCACTATCAAAACAGATACTGATAAGATCAGTAAAATAAGATCTGAAAGTGAAGCAGCAGGAATAAATTTCTACTATACAGGTAATGATATGGTTTCTGTTTCTTTTGATGAAACCGTAAGTCTTGAAGACGTTGATGATGTTGTTACAATATTTTCGAAAGTTTTCAATATAAATCATACATTTGATGGTAGTGAAAGAAATGCATCCTTTGGAGTTAAGGTAAGAACAGGAGATATTTTGACCCACCCTGTATTTTCGAATTATCATACCGAAAGCAAGATGATGAGATATATCAAAAGTCTTGAAAATAAAGACTTATCTCTTGTCCACTCCATGATTTCATTAGGGTCGTGCACAATGAAACTCAATGCAGCGAGCGAGATGATACCTGTTTCCTGGCCTGAATTTTCGTCTATCCATCCATTTGCACCGGCAGAACAGACATTGGGCTATCAACAGATCTTCAATGAATTGGAAGAATATCTGTCCGAAATTACAGGATTTGATGCATGCTCTTTACAACCCAATTCGGGAGCACAGGGCGAATATACAGGTTTGTTGACCATAAGAGCCTATCACGAAGATCGTAATGAATTACACAGGAATATAGCGCTCATACCTTCTTCAGCACATGGTACCAATCCCGCTTCAGCTGTTATGTGTGGTATGGAAGTGGTGGTCGTAGGATGTGACGAAAGAGGTAATGTGGACATGAATGACCTTCGTTTGAAAACAGAGCAACATTCAGATAAATTGAGTTGCCTGATGATCACATACCCAAGTACTCACGGTGTTTTTGAAACTTCTATCAAAGAAATTTGTGACCTGATCCACGATCACGGAGGACTGGTGTACATGGATGGTGCCAATATGAATGCTCAAGTTGGCCTCACCAGCCCAGGTATTATCGGCGCTGATGTATGTCATCTCAACCTCCACAAAACATTTGCAATTCCACATGGAGGTGGCGGTCCTGGTATGGGTCCTATTTGTGTAAATAGCAAACTTGCACCATTTCTTCCGGGCCATCCATTAATAAAGACCGGTGGCAGCAAATCAATTCCTGCAGTATCTTCTGCACCTTGGGGAAGTGCAAGTATCTTGCTGATATCATACGGCTACATCAGAATGCTGGGAGCAGATGGTGTAACCAATGCTACAAAATATGCCATCTTAAATGCTAACTATATCAAATCAAGATTGGAAGGAGCTTATCACATTTTGTATTCAGGAGAACACGGCAGAGCGGCTCATGAGATGATAGTAGACCTTCGTCAGTTTAAGGACGTTGGAATCAGTGCTGAAGACGTAGCCAAACGACTGATGGATTACGGATTTCATGCGCCAACATTGTCGTTTCCAGTTGCTGGCACCATCATGATAGAACCAACTGAAAGTGAAGACAAGGGAGAGTTGGATCGTTTCTGTGATGCTTTACTGGAGATCAGGAAAGAAATTGATCAGGTGGCATCAGGGGAGATGGATGCTACATCCAATGTACTCACTAATGCACCACACACAGCAGTTATGGTTGTCAGCGATGATTGGAAATTTAGCTATAGCAGAGAAAAGGCAGCTTATCCCTTGCCATATCTTCGCCTTGGACATAAATTCTGGCCATCAGTAGCAAGAGTCGACGGAGCCTATGGCGATCGAAATTTGGTATGTGTCTGCCCGCCCACAGAAAGTTATATAACCCAATAA
- a CDS encoding outer membrane beta-barrel protein, producing the protein MLKENAKQLEEVVVTAQRALIEVKADRTVFNVQGTINSAGENGLNLLRKAPGVLVDNNNSISVLGRAGVLLYVDGKRVPLTGDDLTNYLENLTSEQIDKIDIITNPGSKYEAQGNAGIIDIRLKKDKNLGSNGSVSTTYGHGRYGTGNFNANGNYRNKILNTFGGVGYNQGVRWNEMIFDTYQNGIRLLETNRSTNDYNGVNGRWGTDFFLNKKSTLGFLVSGQVNGSDNASNNRTMISAESNPNKIDSILTAPNTSDNKRKQATFNLNYAYVSGKNRLNIDADYGTFRNEADHFQPNYYFNSGESNIISQNINSYNTPVKIDIATAKADFETELFGGNVGVGTKFSNVATDNTFLFFNIKNNVSARDDRRSNQFKYHENVYAGYLNYSKNINAKWNASAGLRVEKYGCYR; encoded by the coding sequence GTGCTCAAAGAAAATGCCAAACAACTGGAAGAAGTAGTGGTGACTGCTCAGAGAGCATTGATAGAAGTTAAAGCTGACAGGACAGTATTTAATGTTCAGGGTACTATCAACTCAGCAGGAGAAAACGGCCTGAATCTTTTGAGAAAAGCTCCTGGTGTATTGGTAGACAATAACAATAGTATTTCTGTGCTGGGCAGAGCAGGAGTATTGTTGTACGTGGATGGCAAAAGAGTGCCTTTGACTGGTGATGATCTGACCAATTATCTCGAAAATCTGACCTCAGAGCAGATAGACAAAATAGACATCATCACCAATCCCGGTTCCAAATATGAAGCTCAGGGCAATGCCGGTATCATCGATATCCGTCTCAAAAAGGATAAAAATCTTGGCTCCAACGGATCTGTGAGCACTACATACGGTCATGGAAGATACGGCACCGGCAATTTCAATGCCAATGGAAATTATAGAAATAAAATTCTCAACACCTTCGGTGGAGTCGGATATAATCAAGGTGTCAGATGGAACGAAATGATATTTGACACCTACCAGAATGGCATCAGACTGCTGGAGACCAATCGCTCTACCAATGATTACAATGGAGTAAATGGACGATGGGGGACTGACTTTTTTCTCAATAAAAAGAGTACCTTAGGATTTCTGGTAAGTGGTCAGGTAAATGGTTCGGACAATGCCAGTAATAACAGAACTATGATCTCGGCTGAGAGCAATCCCAACAAGATAGACAGCATACTCACAGCACCTAATACATCAGATAATAAAAGAAAACAAGCTACCTTTAATTTGAATTATGCTTATGTATCAGGAAAAAACCGACTCAATATAGATGCTGATTATGGCACATTCAGAAATGAAGCAGATCACTTCCAGCCTAATTATTATTTTAACTCAGGTGAATCCAATATCATCAGTCAAAATATCAACTCCTACAATACACCTGTAAAAATAGACATCGCTACGGCCAAAGCCGACTTTGAAACAGAACTTTTCGGTGGAAATGTAGGTGTCGGTACAAAATTCAGCAATGTAGCAACTGACAATACTTTTTTATTTTTCAATATCAAAAATAATGTTTCAGCAAGGGACGATCGAAGATCCAATCAGTTTAAGTACCATGAAAATGTTTACGCCGGATATCTGAATTATTCTAAAAACATCAATGCTAAATGGAACGCATCCGCAGGCCTTAGGGTAGAAAAATACGGATGCTACCGGTGA
- a CDS encoding arylesterase, producing the protein MLTIQGCKSKQESSVQVDSKAENNDQNTPSVAEEAKQADKKTILFFGNSLTAGYGLDEEQSFPALIQQCIDSLGLAYLVVNAGLSGETTSVGLNRIEWVLKQKVDIFVLELGANDVLRGLDLKATESNLKAILDKVKSTYPDVKLMLAGMQAPPNMGNDYTRQFAAIFPRLAKQYNAALIPFLLKDVAAIPSLNLADGKHPNVEGQKIVRDNVWEVLEGLVNN; encoded by the coding sequence ATGCTAACCATACAAGGATGCAAGTCTAAACAAGAAAGTAGTGTACAAGTTGACAGTAAAGCCGAAAATAATGACCAAAACACGCCATCTGTCGCTGAAGAGGCAAAGCAGGCAGATAAAAAAACGATTCTCTTTTTTGGCAACAGCCTCACTGCCGGATATGGACTGGATGAAGAGCAATCATTTCCGGCACTGATACAGCAATGCATCGACAGCCTGGGATTGGCATATCTTGTGGTCAATGCAGGATTGAGCGGAGAAACAACATCAGTAGGCCTGAATCGCATAGAGTGGGTACTCAAACAAAAGGTGGATATCTTTGTCCTGGAACTGGGCGCCAATGATGTACTCCGCGGACTTGACCTGAAGGCCACTGAATCCAACCTGAAAGCTATCCTCGACAAAGTAAAGAGTACGTATCCGGATGTTAAGCTGATGCTGGCAGGAATGCAGGCACCGCCTAATATGGGCAATGATTATACCCGGCAGTTTGCAGCGATATTTCCTCGCCTGGCCAAGCAATACAACGCTGCACTCATCCCATTTCTGCTGAAGGATGTAGCTGCTATCCCATCACTCAATCTGGCAGATGGAAAACATCCCAATGTTGAAGGGCAAAAGATCGTGAGGGATAATGTTTGGGAGGTGCTGGAGGGTTTAGTAAATAATTGA
- a CDS encoding ABC transporter ATP-binding protein translates to MSVILKVDNLNMNYQSGGKSLSVLQSINIEVHEGETVSITGPSGSGKTTLMGLCAALDNPSSGEITILGNKISPLSEDQRAVLRNKYVGFIFQNFQLLPSLTALENVMLPLEMQGIYTAHKDAEDLLKRVGLGDRVTHYPSQLSGGEQQRVALARAFINKPKILFADEPTGNLDGDTGETIEKLMFDLNKDYGTTLIIVTHNQDLAAKTKRTIQLKSGHVVSDHLNEVPA, encoded by the coding sequence ATGTCGGTAATTTTAAAGGTGGACAACCTCAATATGAACTATCAAAGTGGCGGAAAGTCATTATCTGTGCTTCAATCTATCAATATCGAAGTGCATGAAGGAGAGACGGTATCCATCACCGGTCCTTCTGGAAGCGGTAAAACGACCCTAATGGGTCTGTGCGCTGCACTTGACAATCCTTCTTCCGGAGAAATCACCATCCTGGGAAATAAAATCAGCCCACTTTCTGAAGATCAGCGGGCGGTGCTGAGAAATAAGTATGTTGGCTTCATCTTCCAGAATTTTCAGTTGCTACCCAGTCTGACAGCACTTGAAAACGTGATGCTGCCCCTTGAAATGCAAGGTATATACACCGCTCACAAAGATGCAGAAGACCTGCTCAAACGGGTTGGACTTGGCGACAGGGTGACGCATTATCCATCTCAGCTCTCCGGTGGCGAACAACAACGTGTGGCATTAGCCAGGGCATTTATCAATAAACCAAAGATACTTTTTGCTGACGAACCGACAGGTAATCTCGATGGTGACACCGGAGAGACCATAGAAAAACTGATGTTTGACCTGAACAAAGATTATGGTACTACTTTGATCATCGTCACCCACAATCAGGACCTGGCTGCCAAAACCAAAAGAACCATACAGCTAAAATCAGGGCACGTAGTTTCAGATCACTTAAACGAGGTTCCTGCCTGA
- a CDS encoding translation initiation factor IF-3: protein METGIYNTYHVLQWAEELEMDLVEISPNADPPVCKIIDYKKFIYDRKKKEKELNAKTAKTVIKEIRFGPNTDDHDFAFKVKHAIKFLEDGDKIKAYVQFKGRAIVFKDRGELILLRFLKELEEIGAAEELPKLEGKRMIVMISPKKKKV, encoded by the coding sequence ATAGAGACAGGTATCTATAATACCTATCACGTACTTCAATGGGCTGAAGAACTGGAAATGGACCTCGTAGAAATAAGCCCAAATGCTGATCCACCTGTATGTAAAATCATAGATTATAAAAAATTTATCTATGACCGTAAAAAGAAAGAAAAAGAACTAAACGCCAAAACTGCCAAAACAGTCATTAAGGAAATAAGATTCGGACCCAATACTGATGACCATGACTTCGCATTTAAAGTCAAGCATGCTATCAAGTTTCTCGAAGACGGTGATAAAATAAAAGCTTACGTCCAATTCAAAGGAAGAGCTATCGTATTTAAAGATAGGGGCGAGTTGATTCTACTTAGATTTCTTAAAGAGCTCGAAGAGATAGGCGCTGCAGAAGAATTGCCAAAGCTCGAAGGAAAAAGAATGATCGTCATGATCTCACCGAAGAAGAAAAAAGTATAA
- a CDS encoding GNAT family N-acetyltransferase, with product MDDFYIEKVSAELIDDLRNISIQTFTEAFSDANSTENMSKYIEENMSLEKLQSEIHDINSEFYFCKERCKIIGYLKLNFQSQRHSEFGVASVELERIYVLKTYHGKQVAQKLINLSIELAKKRNADHIWLGVWENNHRAINFYSKNGFTAYDSHIFVLGDDAQRDILMKLRLK from the coding sequence ATGGATGATTTTTATATAGAAAAAGTAAGTGCTGAGCTCATTGATGATTTGAGAAATATTTCCATTCAAACTTTTACTGAAGCCTTTTCAGATGCAAATTCTACAGAGAATATGTCCAAATATATTGAGGAAAACATGTCTTTGGAAAAACTTCAATCTGAGATCCATGACATTAATTCTGAATTTTACTTCTGTAAAGAAAGATGCAAGATCATAGGATATCTAAAACTCAACTTTCAAAGTCAGCGCCATTCGGAGTTCGGAGTTGCATCAGTTGAACTGGAGAGAATTTATGTGTTGAAAACTTATCATGGTAAGCAGGTAGCTCAAAAACTAATCAACCTAAGTATCGAATTGGCGAAAAAAAGAAATGCTGATCATATCTGGTTAGGTGTTTGGGAAAACAATCACAGGGCCATAAATTTTTATAGTAAAAACGGATTTACTGCTTATGATTCCCACATATTTGTGTTAGGAGACGATGCTCAGAGAGATATATTGATGAAGCTGAGATTAAAATAG
- a CDS encoding ABC transporter permease: MSSVLGGIVGYAMFFIILVYGMQVMRSVMEEKINRIIEVLISSLKPFELMMGKVIGVALVGLTQIGIWMILMPLIMVIGTTLFGLNADNMSQINTGNMPVEEMAMSSQDKIAQVFIEIKAMNWWKILPLTLFYFLGGYFAYSALFAAIGSAVGEDINEAQSLTLPVMMPLMFSMYIGFSAVNAPDSSLAVWSSMIPLLSSIVMPVRLPLILPGGRLVSLWYH, translated from the coding sequence GTGAGTTCAGTTTTGGGTGGTATCGTAGGGTATGCCATGTTTTTTATTATTCTTGTTTATGGCATGCAGGTGATGAGGTCTGTCATGGAAGAAAAGATCAATAGAATCATAGAAGTTCTCATTTCATCCCTCAAACCATTTGAACTCATGATGGGCAAGGTCATCGGAGTGGCGTTGGTAGGCTTGACTCAGATAGGTATCTGGATGATTCTGATGCCACTGATCATGGTTATAGGTACCACACTTTTCGGTTTGAATGCCGACAATATGAGTCAAATCAATACAGGAAATATGCCGGTGGAAGAAATGGCTATGTCTTCTCAGGATAAAATAGCTCAGGTATTTATAGAAATCAAGGCGATGAACTGGTGGAAGATCCTGCCATTGACTTTGTTTTATTTCCTGGGAGGCTATTTTGCGTATTCAGCACTTTTTGCAGCCATAGGATCGGCAGTGGGTGAGGATATCAACGAGGCTCAATCACTGACTTTACCGGTGATGATGCCATTGATGTTTTCGATGTATATCGGCTTCAGTGCGGTCAATGCCCCGGATAGTAGTCTTGCAGTATGGTCAAGCATGATACCATTGTTGTCATCCATTGTGATGCCAGTCAGGCTTCCTTTGATCCTCCCTGGTGGCAGATTGGTGTCTCTGTGGTATCACTGA
- a CDS encoding saccharopine dehydrogenase NADP-binding domain-containing protein encodes MDKIYDIILFGATGFTGQITAKYLSEHAVKENIKWAIAGRDQEKLLHLVKNLNENTPAIITADVNDYNSLCQMTSQGHIIMSAAGPFSRYGKKVVQACIETSTHYLDITGEPSFIADIYNSYFDHAVGQKSCIVNCCGFDSIPADYAAWLTAKKLPQHEPKSLKGFIRTNATFSGGTLTTAIEALHQEAQKKSIKTKIKRHPDAPRIPLKIHFSKEIGAWAIPMPVVDPHIVKRSAYRLPDEYGQAVSYAQFL; translated from the coding sequence ATGGACAAAATATATGACATTATACTCTTCGGGGCGACTGGATTTACAGGTCAGATCACTGCAAAATATCTGTCAGAACATGCCGTTAAAGAAAATATTAAATGGGCCATTGCCGGAAGAGATCAGGAAAAACTCCTTCATCTGGTCAAAAACCTTAATGAAAATACGCCCGCAATAATAACGGCGGATGTCAATGACTACAATTCTTTGTGTCAGATGACATCTCAAGGTCACATCATCATGAGTGCCGCAGGACCATTTAGTCGATATGGGAAAAAAGTAGTTCAGGCTTGTATAGAGACATCCACACATTATCTTGATATCACCGGTGAGCCTTCCTTTATAGCAGATATTTATAATAGCTATTTTGATCATGCTGTCGGGCAAAAATCCTGTATCGTCAATTGCTGCGGATTTGACAGTATTCCGGCTGACTATGCAGCGTGGCTTACTGCCAAAAAACTTCCTCAACACGAGCCCAAATCCCTAAAAGGTTTCATTCGCACCAATGCAACATTTTCAGGAGGAACACTGACTACTGCCATAGAAGCATTACATCAGGAAGCGCAGAAGAAATCCATCAAAACAAAGATAAAACGCCATCCTGACGCTCCGCGGATTCCTTTAAAGATCCACTTTAGTAAAGAAATCGGAGCTTGGGCCATTCCTATGCCTGTGGTAGATCCTCACATAGTCAAGAGAAGTGCTTACCGACTACCTGATGAATATGGGCAAGCTGTATCGTACGCACAGTTTTTGTAA
- a CDS encoding TonB-dependent receptor family protein — MIAFIPELDEAPVDFNYTSFFPSAGVTYQHKPEHSFSLNYGRRINRPDYNVLNPFREQLSELSYSKGNKFLQPEIVNNIELGYTLKYRYTFKLAYSNTSNQITRLLGPDEIDPRAGFISWDNLATQKLYNANISLPMDITKWWNAYMNFSASYTDNQADYGSGKVVDVQAGSYSFFQQHTFKLGNQWKGEISGWYSGPGVWGGVFLYDPSYSLNLGLQRKFINEKMNVRLSVGDITYQSGWSGVSRFNGQVGNGQGNWDSRRASLSISYDLGNSNVKSRRRNTGIEAESKRVGG, encoded by the coding sequence TTGATAGCATTTATTCCTGAACTCGATGAAGCGCCGGTTGATTTCAATTATACCAGTTTTTTCCCTTCAGCAGGAGTGACTTATCAACACAAACCTGAGCATTCGTTTTCACTCAATTATGGCAGACGTATCAATCGCCCTGACTACAATGTACTGAATCCATTCAGAGAGCAACTCAGTGAGTTGTCATATAGTAAAGGAAATAAGTTCCTTCAACCTGAAATAGTAAATAATATTGAGCTTGGTTATACATTAAAATACAGATACACCTTTAAACTGGCTTACAGCAATACTTCCAATCAAATTACGCGACTGTTAGGACCTGATGAAATTGATCCAAGAGCAGGATTCATTAGCTGGGACAATCTGGCAACTCAAAAATTATATAACGCCAATATTTCTCTACCTATGGACATCACCAAATGGTGGAATGCGTATATGAATTTTTCAGCATCCTACACCGACAATCAGGCCGACTATGGAAGCGGCAAAGTTGTAGATGTACAAGCGGGTTCATATAGTTTTTTTCAGCAACATACGTTTAAGCTCGGCAACCAGTGGAAAGGTGAAATATCCGGCTGGTATAGTGGTCCGGGAGTTTGGGGCGGAGTTTTCCTATATGACCCAAGCTATAGTCTCAATCTCGGATTGCAGCGCAAATTTATCAATGAAAAAATGAATGTCCGGCTTAGCGTGGGAGATATCACTTACCAGTCAGGATGGAGCGGTGTATCCAGATTCAACGGACAAGTTGGCAATGGCCAGGGCAATTGGGACAGTAGAAGGGCTTCATTGAGCATCAGTTACGATCTGGGCAATAGTAATGTAAAGTCAAGAAGAAGGAATACCGGAATAGAAGCAGAAAGTAAAAGGGTGGGGGGGTAA
- a CDS encoding carboxypeptidase regulatory-like domain-containing protein, with product MFTFIFYSIIFIFFSFTYAQGFTVSGNINDEKGEGIPFATIILKSALDSSLIKADITTETGSFTFERLKSGKYFAEASYVGLTEQKSDIFTIENQSKRFRRLCSKKMPNNWKK from the coding sequence ATTTTTACCTTCATTTTTTATTCTATTATTTTCATCTTTTTTTCTTTCACATACGCACAGGGATTTACAGTCTCAGGCAATATCAATGATGAAAAAGGAGAAGGTATTCCCTTCGCTACCATTATACTGAAGTCAGCACTTGACTCCAGCTTGATCAAAGCCGATATTACTACAGAGACAGGAAGTTTTACGTTTGAAAGACTCAAGTCTGGTAAATATTTTGCAGAAGCCAGTTATGTAGGCCTGACAGAACAAAAATCTGATATCTTCACAATCGAAAACCAATCAAAACGCTTCCGCCGATTGTGCTCAAAGAAAATGCCAAACAACTGGAAGAAGTAG